A window of the Syntrophorhabdaceae bacterium genome harbors these coding sequences:
- a CDS encoding Tim44 domain-containing protein: MIGACKGVLKALAIVVAIFFLTVMVLHTTAYARAGGGRSSGGGMRSSGSYRGATSAPYQSPAQQSEPGASDRSPMSGPNSPGKSFLYGLGGGLFGGMIGNMLFGGGGYNQGWGGGGFGFGDFIVILIIVGIVYSLVKRYRARKAIEVGGADAGVYASSAYDSPSYGPSTYTPEGHQDIIATGLRHISQMDPAFNENAFKEVASDIFFKIQGAWTKRDLRGVSHLLSPQMLDTFQMDLNNFISNKEFNRLENIAVRQVDIVDAVQDQGEEYITIKFLASLLDYNVDETTGNVIAGSPTDPVKFLEYWTFTRKVGGENWALAAITQEQDYH, from the coding sequence ATGATCGGGGCATGTAAAGGGGTTCTCAAAGCACTTGCTATTGTTGTGGCCATTTTCTTCCTCACAGTTATGGTGCTCCATACCACAGCCTACGCTCGGGCGGGCGGGGGCAGGTCCTCGGGAGGAGGGATGAGATCAAGCGGTTCCTACCGCGGAGCTACCTCGGCGCCTTACCAGTCACCCGCGCAGCAGAGTGAGCCGGGCGCGTCTGATCGCTCCCCCATGAGTGGACCGAATAGCCCCGGGAAGAGCTTTCTGTACGGGCTCGGTGGAGGTCTTTTCGGCGGCATGATCGGCAATATGCTTTTCGGAGGAGGCGGCTATAACCAGGGTTGGGGAGGCGGCGGATTCGGATTCGGCGACTTCATTGTCATCCTTATTATCGTGGGGATCGTGTATTCTCTTGTAAAACGCTACCGGGCGAGAAAGGCCATTGAGGTGGGCGGGGCTGATGCAGGCGTCTATGCCTCCTCTGCGTACGACTCACCTTCGTACGGTCCCTCCACATACACGCCTGAGGGGCACCAGGACATAATCGCTACCGGCTTAAGACATATCAGCCAGATGGACCCTGCATTTAACGAAAACGCGTTCAAGGAAGTCGCGTCCGATATCTTCTTTAAGATACAGGGCGCGTGGACCAAACGTGATTTAAGAGGTGTGTCTCATCTTCTCTCGCCGCAGATGCTCGATACGTTTCAGATGGACCTCAACAATTTTATATCCAACAAAGAGTTCAACCGTCTTGAAAATATCGCCGTCCGGCAGGTGGACATTGTCGACGCAGTACAGGATCAGGGAGAAGAGTACATAACGATAAAGTTCCTCGCGAGTCTCCTCGATTATAATGTGGACGAAACAACAGGGAATGTGATTGCGGGAAGTCCCACGGACCCGGTAAAATTTCTCGAATACTGGACGTTTACCAGAAAGGTGGGGGGGGAGAACTGGGCACTCGCCGCCATCACCCAGGAGCAGGATTATCATTAG